TGCTCCGGCTTCGTCGCACCGGCGATCACCGAGGACACCCCGGGCTGCGCGAGGAGACCGCCGATCGCGACGTCGAGCAGGCCCACGCCCTGCCGCTCGGCGAACTCCACGAGCCTCTCCACGACCTCGAAGCGGGCGTCGGTGAGATATTCGGGGCGGGCGGCCAGGCGGCTGCCCTCCGGCGCCGCGGCGCCCCGCCGGTACTTGCCCGTGAGCAGCCCGTTGGCCAGCGGGAAGTACGGCAGCAGCCCGATGCCGTAGTGCCGCAGGGCGGGTGTCAGCTCCACCTCCACCCGCCGCTGCAGCAGGCTGTACTCGTTCTGGGCACTGACGAAGCGCTCGTGGCCCTCGACGCGGGCGATCCAGTCCGCGTCGGCCACCTGCCAGGCGGCGAAGTTGGACGACCCGATGTAGCGGACCTTGCCCTCGCGCACCAGGTCGGACAGGGTGGCCAGGGTCTCCTCGACCGGCGTCTCAGGATCGGGGAAGTGCACCTGGTAGAGGTCGATCCAGTCCGTACGCAGGCGGCGCAGCGACCGTTCGATCGCCTTGCGGATGTATCTGCGGGAGGTGCGGGCGCCCCAGTCGGGACCGTTCGCCTCTCCGGTGTCCCCGCCGAACTTCGTGGCCAGGATCACGTCGTCACGCCGTCCCCGCAGCACGTCCCCCAGAAGCGCCTCGGACTCGCCGTAGATGTCGGCCGTGTCGATCAGGGTGATCCCGGCGTC
Above is a genomic segment from Streptosporangium album containing:
- a CDS encoding aldo/keto reductase → MPDMSYRRLGESGLVVSAVGLGANNFGRRIDLDATRAVVDAAFDAGITLIDTADIYGESEALLGDVLRGRRDDVILATKFGGDTGEANGPDWGARTSRRYIRKAIERSLRRLRTDWIDLYQVHFPDPETPVEETLATLSDLVREGKVRYIGSSNFAAWQVADADWIARVEGHERFVSAQNEYSLLQRRVEVELTPALRHYGIGLLPYFPLANGLLTGKYRRGAAAPEGSRLAARPEYLTDARFEVVERLVEFAERQGVGLLDVAIGGLLAQPGVSSVIAGATKPEQVKANAAAGTWRPSEEALAELDRIAPRPG